In the genome of Juglans microcarpa x Juglans regia isolate MS1-56 chromosome 6S, Jm3101_v1.0, whole genome shotgun sequence, the window AACGAAAGCCAGTACCCCTTTCTCTCCAAATATCTCCATAGATCGCTGGGCTCCGGCATGGCACTCCGCCGGAAATTCAAGCTCCGGCCACTCCAGACTCCTTACCCGGGCTAAATGCGACGAAAGCGCTACCATTTCAGCAGCTCTATCCAACCCGGCAAGAATGACGACAACGATGATGACGATGACACTGCTACTGCGGTAAAAAAAGAACCTTTCAAAGTTCGGAATTCCCAAACAAGAACCCAgcttttttgttccttttcatCTGGGTCCTCGCAATGGTGGCTACAAACACTGCACCACCGCCAGTGGACTCAGCCGCTACCGTCGCCGCCTCCGCCACAGTGTCAAGTGAAGAACTGACTGCTAAGGCCGTTCACAAGAGGTACGAAGGGTTGGTGATGGTTCGTACCAAGGCCATTAAGGGGAAAGGGGCGTGGTACTGGGCGCACCTGGAGCCCATGCTGGTTCATAACAGCGATACGGGCCTGCCCAAAGCAGTCAAGCTTAGGTGCTCTCTCTGCGACGCAGTTTTTTCGGCCTCGAACCCGTCCCGCACCGCCTCCGAGCACCTCAAGCGCGGTACTTGCCCCAATTTCAACTCCGTCGCCAAATCCATTCCCTCCATGTCACCCTCCTCTGTTTCAATGGCTTCGCCGGCTCCTTCTCTGCAACCCAACAATCGTAAGCGTAGCTCATCTTCTGCTTCAgctgctggtggtggtggtggtggctcTGGCTCGGGTTGTTCGTACCATGTACCACCGCTGGCAATAGTGGATCCGTCGCGGTTCGAGCTTTCGTTCTCGCAGGCGATGTCGGTGACGACAGTGTTGACGCCGAGCTCGGGGAATTTGCTGCCACAGCAGCCGCATTTGATGCTCTCCGGTGGGAAAGAGGATTTGGGAGCTCTTGCTATGTTGGAGGACAGTGTCAAGAAGCTCAAGAGTCCGAAAACGTCACCTGGACCGACACTCAGTAAGACCCAGATTGATTGCACGCTTGATTTCCTCGCTGATTGGGTCTTCGAGTCTTGCGGGTCGGTCTCTTTCTCGAGCTTGGAACACCCCAAGTTCCGAGCTTTCCTGAATCAAGTTGGGTTGCCGGCGGTGTCTCGGAGAGATTTCACCGGTGCTAGATTGGATACTAAGTATGAGGAAGCCAAGGCTGAGTCTGAAGTGAGGATTAGAGACGCTATGTTCTTTCAGATTGCCTCCGATGGGTGGAAATCCAAGAATTATGGGGTTCCGGTGGAAGAGAGCTTGGTGAACTTGACTGTGAATCTTCCAAATGGAACTAGTTTGTATCGGAAAGCAGCGTTTGTTAGTGGTTCTGTGCCTTCTAAGTACGCAGAGGAGGTTTTGTGGGAGACAATCACGGGCATTTGTGGGAATGCCGTGCAGCAGTGTGTAGGTATAGTTGCAGACAAGTTTAAGGCCAAGGCATTGAGGAATTTGGAGACTCAGTATCATTGGATGGTTAATCTTTCTTGTCAGTTCCAGGCGTTCAATAGTTTGATTAAGGACTTCAGCAGGGAGCTTCCATTGTTCAAGACTGTCACTGGGAATTGTTTCAAGCTAGccaattttttcaattacaGGTCTCAGATTCGGAATAGCTTCCATAAATATCAGTTGCAGGAGCATGGACATGCCGGGTTGCTAAGAGTACCGTTGCGCGAGAGTGACAGTGTAAACATTGCATCTGTATATACAATGGTGGAGGATATACTGAATTCTGCTCGAACGCTACCGTTGGTTTTGCTGGATGAATCGTACAAGATGGTAGCAATGGAGGACCCAATTGCGAGAGAAGTCGGGGAGATGATTCAGGATGTGGGGTTCTGGAATGAATTGGAGGCAGTGCACTCGTTGATTAAATTAATCAAGAACATGGCTCAAGATATTGAGGCGGAAAGGCCATTAGTAGGGCAATGCCTCCCACTTTGGGACGACCTTAGAGCAAAAGTGAGGGATTGGTGCTCCAAGTTCCACATCGCTGAAGGACCAGTAGAGAAGGTGATTGAAAGGCGGTTCAAGAAAAACTATCACCCAGCTTGGGCTGCTGCTTATATACTTGATCCTCTTTATCTGATCAAGGACACTAGTGGAAAGTACCTTCCACCATTCAAGCGCTTGAATTCTGAGCAGGAAAAGGATGTGGATAAGCTCATAACCCGGCTTGTTTCGAGAGAAGAAGCTCATATTGTGCTTATGGAACTTATGAAATGGAGAACGGAGGGGCTTGATCCAGTCTATGCACGAGCTGTACAGATGAAGGAGAGGGACCCCGTTACTGGAAAGACGAAAATTGCCAACCCCCAGAGCAGTAGGCTTGTGTGGGAAACGCATCTTACTGAATTTAAGTCGCTATGGAAAGTCGC includes:
- the LOC121237522 gene encoding uncharacterized protein LOC121237522 isoform X3; the protein is MVATNTAPPPVDSAATVAASATVSSEELTAKAVHKRYEGLVMVRTKAIKGKGAWYWAHLEPMLVHNSDTGLPKAVKLRCSLCDAVFSASNPSRTASEHLKRGTCPNFNSVAKSIPSMSPSSVSMASPAPSLQPNNRKRSSSSASAAGGGGGGSGSGCSYHVPPLAIVDPSRFELSFSQAMSVTTVLTPSSGNLLPQQPHLMLSGGKEDLGALAMLEDSVKKLKSPKTSPGPTLSKTQIDCTLDFLADWVFESCGSVSFSSLEHPKFRAFLNQVGLPAVSRRDFTGARLDTKYEEAKAESEVRIRDAMFFQIASDGWKSKNYGVPVEESLVNLTVNLPNGTSLYRKAAFVSGSVPSKYAEEVLWETITGICGNAVQQCVGIVADKFKAKALRNLETQYHWMVNLSCQFQAFNSLIKDFSRELPLFKTVTGNCFKLANFFNYRSQIRNSFHKYQLQEHGHAGLLRVPLRESDSVNIASVYTMVEDILNSARTLPLVLLDESYKMVAMEDPIAREVGEMIQDVGFWNELEAVHSLIKLIKNMAQDIEAERPLVGQCLPLWDDLRAKVRDWCSKFHIAEGPVEKVIERRFKKNYHPAWAAAYILDPLYLIKDTSGKYLPPFKRLNSEQEKDVDKLITRLVSREEAHIVLMELMKWRTEGLDPVYARAVQMKERDPVTGKTKIANPQSSRLVWETHLTEFKSLWKVAVRLIFLHATSCGFKCNWSFLRWVCAHGHSRVGMDRAQKLIFIAAHSKLERRDFSSDEDKDAEQFTLSNGEDDVLNEVLVDTSSV
- the LOC121237522 gene encoding uncharacterized protein LOC121237522 isoform X1 gives rise to the protein MVATNTAPPPVDSAATVAASATVSSEELTAKAVHKRYEGLVMVRTKAIKGKGAWYWAHLEPMLVHNSDTGLPKAVKLRCSLCDAVFSASNPSRTASEHLKRGTCPNFNSVAKSIPSMSPSSVSMASPAPSLQPNNRKRSSSSASAAGGGGGGSGSGCSYHVPPLAIVDPSRFELSFSQAMSVTTVLTPSSGNLLPQQPHLMLSGGKEDLGALAMLEDSVKKLKSPKTSPGPTLSKTQIDCTLDFLADWVFESCGSVSFSSLEHPKFRAFLNQVGLPAVSRRDFTGARLDTKYEEAKAESEVRIRDAMFFQIASDGWKSKNYGVPVEESLVNLTVNLPNGTSLYRKAAFVSGSVPSKYAEEVLWETITGICGNAVQQCVGIVADKFKAKALRNLETQYHWMVNLSCQFQAFNSLIKDFSRELPLFKTVTGNCFKLANFFNYRSQIRNSFHKYQLQEHGHAGLLRVPLRESDSVNIASVYTMVEDILNSARTLPLVLLDESYKMVAMEDPIAREVGEMIQDVGFWNELEAVHSLIKLIKNMAQDIEAERPLVGQCLPLWDDLRAKVRDWCSKFHIAEGPVEKVIERRFKKNYHPAWAAAYILDPLYLIKDTSGKYLPPFKRLNSEQEKDVDKLITRLVSREEAHIVLMELMKWRTEGLDPVYARAVQMKERDPVTGKTKIANPQSSRLVWETHLTEFKSLWKVAVRLIFLHATSCGFKCNWSFLRWVCAHGHSRVGMDRAQKLIFIAAHSKLERRDFSSDEDKDAEQFTLSNGEDDVLNEIQRMCGLLVVPWLPCMINRLYSTVHLVLFYTWKNDREGLPWKLQLFFYRYLVVSLSAN
- the LOC121237522 gene encoding uncharacterized protein LOC121237522 isoform X2, whose translation is MVATNTAPPPVDSAATVAASATVSSEELTAKAVHKRYEGLVMVRTKAIKGKGAWYWAHLEPMLVHNSDTGLPKAVKLRCSLCDAVFSASNPSRTASEHLKRGTCPNFNSVAKSIPSMSPSSVSMASPAPSLQPNNRKRSSSSASAAGGGGGGSGSGCSYHVPPLAIVDPSRFELSFSQAMSVTTVLTPSSGNLLPQQPHLMLSGGKEDLGALAMLEDSVKKLKSPKTSPGPTLSKTQIDCTLDFLADWVFESCGSVSFSSLEHPKFRAFLNQVGLPAVSRRDFTGARLDTKYEEAKAESEVRIRDAMFFQIASDGWKSKNYGVPVEESLVNLTVNLPNGTSLYRKAAFVSGSVPSKYAEEVLWETITGICGNAVQQCVGIVADKFKAKALRNLETQYHWMVNLSCQFQAFNSLIKDFSRELPLFKTVTGNCFKLANFFNYRSQIRNSFHKYQLQEHGHAGLLRVPLRESDSVNIASVYTMVEDILNSARTLPLVLLDESYKMVAMEDPIAREVGEMIQDVGFWNELEAVHSLIKLIKNMAQDIEAERPLVGQCLPLWDDLRAKVRDWCSKFHIAEGPVEKVIERRFKKNYHPAWAAAYILDPLYLIKDTSGKYLPPFKRLNSEQEKDVDKLITRLVSREEAHIVLMELMKWRTEGLDPVYARAVQMKERDPVTGKTKIANPQSSRLVWETHLTEFKSLWKVAVRLIFLHATSCGFKCNWSFLRWVCAHGHSRVGMDRAQKLIFIAAHSKLERRDFSSDEDKDAEQFTLSNDSTDVWTAGSSLVAMHD